The following are from one region of the Carcharodon carcharias isolate sCarCar2 chromosome 27, sCarCar2.pri, whole genome shotgun sequence genome:
- the LOC121270344 gene encoding zinc finger protein 271-like, which translates to MWGLWKGIHLPIPAGSSSTDSHWERPYTCSVCGKGFTLMSSLQLHQRVHTDERPFKCSDCGKGFKISPDLIKHQLVHTDERPFSYPQCEKRFRQSPHLIQHQRAHTGERPYTCSVCGKGFISSSNLVTHQRVHTGEKIFTCSVCRKGFSQSSNLLRHQQVHTGERPFTCSVCGKRFARSSHLLTHQRLSNLERSNDTHTMEKPWKCGDCGKGFNYPYQLEIHRRSHTGERPFTCSICGKGFAETSKLHIHMRVHTGERPFPCSVCGKEFAQLSSLLTHQRVHTDKRPFKCSECEKSFKSRSEVVTHQRTHTGERPFTCSECGKGFTQSSTLRKHQRTHTGERPFTCSVCGKGFAQSSSLVEHQRVHTGERPFICSVCGKGFTHSFNLLRHQRVHTGERPFTCSVCGKEFTRSSNFVTHQRIHK; encoded by the exons atgtggggactgtggaaagggattcacttgCCCATCCCAGCTGGAAGCTCATCGACGGACTCACACTGGGAGAGACCGTACACCTGTTccgtgtgtgggaaaggattcactctgATGTCCAGCCTTCAgttacaccagcgagttcacactgacgagaggcCTTTTaaatgctctgactgtgggaaaggTTTTAAAATCTCACCTGATCTAATTAAACACCAGcttgttcacactgacgagagaccattcagttatcctcaatgtgagaAGAGATTCAGACAGTCGCCTCACCTCATTCAACACCAGCgagctcacactggggagaggccatacacctgctccgtgtgtgggaagggattcatttcATCATCCAACCTGGTGACACATCAACgggttcacacaggggagaagatattcacctgctctgtgtgtagGAAGGGGTTTTCTCAGTCATcgaacctgctgagacaccagcaagttcacactggggagaggccgttcacctgctctgtgtgtgggaagagatttgCTCGATCATCTCacttgctgacacaccagcga TTGTCCAACCTGGAGAGAAGCAATGACACccacaccatggagaaaccatggaaatgtggggactgtgggaagggattcaattatCCGTACCAGCTGGAAAtccatcgacgcagtcacaccggggagaggccgttcacctgctccatctgtgggaagggattcgcaGAGACATCCAAGCTCCATATCCACatgcgagttcacaccggggagaggccattcccctgctCGGTGTGTGGGAAGGAATTCGCACAGTTATCTAGTCTGCTGACAcaccaacgtgttcacactgataaGAGACCTTTCAAATGTTCGGAATGTGAGAAGAGTTTCAAAAGCAGAagtgaggtggtcacacaccagcgcacacacaccggggagaggccgttcacctgctccgagtgtgggaagggattcacacaGTCATCCACCCTGCGGAAACACCAGAGAactcacaccggggagaggccgttcacctgctcagtgtgtgggaagggattcgctcagtcatccagtctggtggagcaccaaagagttcacactggggagagaccgttcatctgctccgtgtgtgggaagggattcacccaTTCTTTCAacttgctgagacaccagcgagttcacactggggagagaccgttcacctgctctgtgtgcggGAAAGAGTTCACTCGTTCATCCAACTTTGTGActcaccagcgaattcacaagtGA
- the LOC121270500 gene encoding gastrula zinc finger protein XlCGF8.2DB-like: MDGLNGLLQLGTDQRSQTAERPFTRSMCGNGLTQLSSALTDQRVHTGERPFRCSVCRQEFAESSELLVHEKVHTEERPFTCSVCGKGFTQSSHLTEHQLVHGNQRPFKCSDCEKSFKSKKYLRVHQRVHTGERLFTCSDCGKEFVQSHHLLRHQQVHTGERPFICSDCGKGFTHSHNLLTHQRVHTGERPYTCSDCGSGFTQLSHLLTHQRVHAGERPFTCSDCGKGFTQSHHLLTHQRVHTGERPFICSECGKGFSQSSHLLTHKQVHTGERPFTCSECGKGFAQSYQLLMHQQVHTGERPFTCPVCAKGFTQSSNLLVHQRVHTGERPFTCSMCGKGFTQSSHLLTHQQVHRGVRPFTCSVCGKGFTRSSHLLRHQQVHK; this comes from the coding sequence atggatggactgaatggcctccttcagctgGGAACTGATCAACGCAGTCAGACTGCGGAGAGACCATTCACCCGGTCCATGTGTGGGAATGGACTTACTCAGTTATCCAGTGCATTGACagaccagcgagttcacactggggagaggccgttcaggtGTTCTGTGTGTAGGCAGGAATTTGCTGAATCATCTGAGCTACTGGTGCATGAGaaagttcacactgaggagaggccattcacctgctctgtgtgtgggaagggattcactcagtcatcccacctcaCTGAACATCAACTTGTTCACGGCAatcagagaccttttaaatgttctgACTGTGAGAAGAGCTTTAAAAGCAAGAAGTATCTGCgagtacaccagcgagttcacactggggagagactgttcacctgctctgactgtgggaaggaaTTCGTTCAGtcacaccaccttctgaggcaccagcaagttcacacaggggagaggccgttcatctgctctgactgtgggaagggattcacacattcacacaaccttctgacacaccagcgagttcacactggggagaggccatacacctgctctgactgtgggagtggattcactcagttatcccaccttctgacacaccagcgagttcacgctggagagagaccgttcacttgctctgactgtgggaagggattcactcagtcacaccaccttctgacacaccagcgagttcatactggggagaggccatttatctgctccgagtgtgggaagggattcagtcagtcatCCCACCTTCTGACACAcaagcaagttcacactggggagaggccattcacctgctctgagtgtggtaaGGGATTCGCTCAGTCATACCAGCTTCTGatgcaccagcaagttcacactggggagagaccgttcacctgcccAGTGTGCGCAaagggatttactcagtcatcAAACCTACtggtacaccagcgagttcacaccggggagagaccattcacctgctccatgtgtgggaagggattcactcagtcatcccaccttctGACGCATCAGCAGGTTCATAGGGGggtgaggccattcacctgctccgtgtgtgggaagggattcactcggtcatcccacctgctgagacaccagcaagttcacaagtgA